From a region of the Ovis aries strain OAR_USU_Benz2616 breed Rambouillet chromosome 10, ARS-UI_Ramb_v3.0, whole genome shotgun sequence genome:
- the SPRYD7 gene encoding SPRY domain-containing protein 7 isoform X2: MNVFQGTDVVIVKNGRRICGTGGCLASAPLHQNKSYFEFKIQSTGIWGIGVATQKVNLNQIPLGRDVHSLVMRNDGALYHNNEEKNRLPANSLPQEGDVVGITYDHVELNVYLNGKNMHCPASGIRGTVYPVVYVDDSAILDCQFSEFYHTPPPGFEKILFEQQIF, from the exons ATGAATGTCTTCCAAG GAACTGACGTTGTCATTGTAAAAAATGGAAGACGAATATGTGGAACAGGAGGTTGTTTAGCCAGTGCACCTTTACATCAAAACAAAAGCTACTTTGAATTCAAAATCCAATCCACAG gaATCTGGGGTATTGGCGTTGCAACTCAGAAAGTTAACTTGAATCAGATCCCCCTTGGCCGAGATGTACACAGTCTGGTGATGAGAAATGATGGAGCCCTATACCACAACAACGAGGAGAAAAACAGGCTGCCAGCAAACAGCCTTCCACAGGAGGGAGATGTGGTG GGTATTACATATGACCATGTAGaattaaatgtatatttgaaTGGAAAAAACATGCATTGTCCAGCATCAGGTATACGAGGGACAGTGTATCCAGTTGTTTACG TTGATGACAGTGCAATTTTGGATTGCCAGTTCAGTGAATTTTATCATACTCCTCCACCTGGTTTTGAAAAGATATTATTTGAACAGCAGATCTTCtga